The genomic window ACACGGCGTGCAAGGGCGCTTCTTGTCGCAGCGGACCTTGCGTCGACGACAAGTGGCACAGGATCTTTGCAcgggcgccgccgaggagacCGAGGCTGGCGTTTGAGAACGCTCTGGTGTCTCAGGCGAGGGGGAGTGGCTCGACATCTGTCTGGAGTTAGCAGCTTGTGCCCGGCGCGTGTGCTCTGCAAGAGGGACTGAAGGAATAGGAATAGGTTCATGTCGAGGGAGCACGAGAGGTCGGCCTCGGTGGCTATATACCGCGCCGAGGACCGAACGCTCAGCCCTACTGGCTGGCCCCACTCCCTGTAAACCCCTGCTACCCCCGAGCGCCGAATCACCGAACAGCCCATTGGCCGGCAAGCCATTGTCGAAAATCGGGCTAGTTCACATATCCTCCCCTTTACAAGGGCAACGATCAAGCTTTCCACGAGCCAGAGCTTACCAAGCTTCTTTCTTGAGTCGGATGTCCGAAACCGCGAGACCCGTTTAACCCCGATTATGACTTCTCAACATGCCAGAAGAACGGCGTGTCAGCATGTTGATTCCCACAGGGGACAGACGACTCCttgtagtactagtatataagatATGTGGCTGCTGGGCGCGTCTATTTTTCCCCATCTTGTGAGACACTCATGATCGAGTTTATTTTGATCGAACCGTGAATGCGTTTCCATCACATGTGACTTGTGTCCCGTTGTTCAGCTCGTCACACCTCCAACGATACTGAGGCTTCGTCATGGCTGCGCCTTCGAGTGAGAGGAAAGGCTCCTCTAGTGGTTCACAATCTACCATGACCGTTGCACAACGTGAGGGGCACGACATGCCCGACGCCAATAATCTGTATCCTGGCGACAAATCagacgaggaaaaggccCCCCCTACTCCCGAGGAACCGGTTGTTGCTGATGGAGGCACCGTTGCTTGGCTGGTTGTTCTGGGGGCGTGGTGTGTCTCGTTTTGCAGTTTTGGCTGGATCAACAGTATGTAACCTGATTTCTCCCAAAATCCGGACATCTTTGGACCGGGCGACATGCTGACATTGGCTAGGTGTCGGAGCGTTTCAGGAATACTACCAGCACAACATGTTGTCGTCATACTCGGCCAGCACCATCTCTTGGATCCCGTCACTACAAATCTTCTTCATGAACGCCTTGGTCCGTACCCGTCACGCCCGCGCCATCATCAAGTACAGAAAAAATACTAACAACATGTAGGGCCCCGCGGTAGGCATGCTCTACGATAGATATGGCCCTCGAcaactcctcctcgccggcagTGTCCTCCACGTCTTTGGGCTCATGATGTGTTCCCTCGGGACGCAATACTACCAAATCCTATTAGCTCAAGGTGTCTGCTCGGCCATTGGCGTTTCTGCCATCTTCCAGCCATGTACGTGAACCACTACCTCCTACCCAATGATCCCCCCCTCGGTCAAAGCCAACTAACATGGCAAAACCTCAGCAATCAACGTCATCCACGGCTGGTTCAACAAGAAGCGCGGCGCGGCGTTCGGCATTCTCGCAACCGGCTCCtccctcggcggcgtcatcTTCCCCATCATGGTCTCGCGCCTCATCCGCCAAGTCGGCTTCCCGTGGGCCATGAGAACCTGCGCATTCCTCATCCTGGCcctcctcatcgtcgccaaccTCACCATCCGCGCCGCCCATCCGCCGCGCCCGCAAAAGCTCACCAAGGCGCAGCTCGCAAAGCCCTTTTCCGAGTTCGACTTTGTATTCCTGTGCGCgggcttcttctgcttcacgTTTGGCATCTTCGTGCCCATTGACTATCTGCCCGTCCAGGCGCTCGATGCTGGCGTGGACCCCAACTTGGTGCAGTACCTGCTGTCGATCCTCAACGCCGCAAGTCTCTTTGGGCGGTTGTTTTCGGGAATCGTGGGGGACAAGATTGGCCGGTACAACATTTTCGTGACGGTTTGCGCCCTTACGGGCATATGGGTTCTTGCGCTCTGGATCCCGAGCTCCAGCACTGGCGGCATCATTGCGTTTGCGGCGCTGTTTGGTTTCTGTAGCGGCGCGTACGTGTCGCTTATTGGGCCGCTGGTTGCGCAGATTTCGCCGCTGCGGGAAATCGGCTTCAGGACCGGTATTATATTCTTTATTGCGTCCATTGGTGGGTTGACGACGAACCCTATTAGTGGCGCCATTTTGGGAGATGACAAGAACTGGGTGGGCGTAAAGGTGTTTGCAGGTGTATTTTGCTTTGCGGGAACCTTTTTGGTTCTCATTGCAAGAATTCGCAGGACGGGATGGAAGTTGGCGGTTGTGTTTTAAAGGCTCcttttccctctcttcctttATATGTCGCCTTCACAGGTCCGGggaatataatataattgGCTTAGATCTGGGCATTGGGAGGTAAGCATAGACTTGGTGTATTTAGATTTGGGACTTGGAAACCTGGCGAGGCTTCATCGAAATTGTTGTATTATAATCCTACTCCACTGTTAATATCAAAACCTCACTTCCTGAAATGTCAAGCCTATTGCCTCGTAGCGAATTCCTTCTCTATATCAGAAACCTCCTCCACAGGATGCTTATTCAAACTCTCATAAAGCTGTAAATAGCTCCCAATCAAGAAAGCCCACGAGCCCCTATCACCAGCACTGTTAGAAGACTGCCTTTGAAACTCAATCCCAACCGCCTGCGAACGCTTACCAAAATGTAGCTAGCGAAGCCTGATACTGCGCCCCCGAATTCCCATGCGCCATCCCCAAGGCACCACACAAGGTGAACCCACACGCTCCGATGAGATTCCAAAACGCAACATGCCACCCCAGCAGATGCGGTGCCGGCTTCCACCACTTGCTCTGCGTCTCCAACATGTACAGCGTGCTACTCACGACAAACCCGCTGCCGCCAATGACTTGTGGAATCCAGTAGGCCGCGTTCAGCCGCCACTGTGGAGTGAGATGGTTGATTATGCCTGGTAGTGCGGTAATGCCAGAGATGCCGAACACGGTGGCACCAAAGAGCTGGGCCGAGCCGGCGAGGAAACCCAATTCGTGGAGGTAGTGAGTACGCAGGTCGTACCACGAGGGAAACCATTGCCAATGTTTCACGCGTTCAACACTCTGAGATGTCTGGGAGAGTAGCGTGGAAGGGGGCATTTTTGGCTTGCCCACTAGGTTGCGCTTATTctgatggtggtgttggcaatgGCTGCGAGCCGCAACTACTTGTATCTTGGGTTTGCCGTTGCCATTCTGGAGCAATTGCTCGAGAGCCCAGCCAAAACAGCCTGTATTATTAGCATTGATAGCTTCGAAAATGAGCAAGATGGAGCCGACTTCAAAAAAGAGAATGGCGCCGATGAAGGCAGTTATCCCGCCGCCGTAGTACGACTCCCCGGGAAACTCTGTCTCAGGTGCTACCAGTGGAAGCCACGCAAAGAAGCCCTAGGATATATATCAGTCAACCCTCTCTACTCAAAGTCGCACAACCACCATGACCAGATGCCGAGTGTACAGGTCgaaaaatatataaacaTACGTTGATAACCCAGACTACACTCCCCCAAGTGAATATAaaaccaaccaaccacgAAATATCCCATACAGGGAAATACGTAAACGTCCTGACCACGTTCTTCACAACTTCCCTGGGATCCGACGTCCGTCTTGGCGTCACAAAAGGCGCATCTTCACCCGGCGACGCTGGCTGAACGAGTAGAGGATGCCGTCCCTTACGGTTGTCTCGCGATCGCCACAGAAACTTGACATATGCGGCAGGGACAGTGGAATTGACTTGTTTTGGTGGTTGTCCAAGAGGTGTGTTGTCGCCATTGCTCTCCTGGGGTGGAGAGAGTCCTGCGTGATGGAAATGGGCCCTTGTTGGATTCAGGAAGCTGAAGGGTCCTTCGGCGTGGTGGAGTGTCACGTTGTCGTCGTGCCGGAAGGGTTCTTTCGTCTGAAAGTCTTTATTTCGGAGTGGCATGGTCACACTGACGTGGCAAGTGAAGTCGCGATATCTGCTGGACAGACTGTCGAGACTATAGGTGCAACGTATCCCAGTGCAGCATATCTTTCAATTGCTCAGGGGTATGTTTCGCCGCGACATCCGGCTGGGCCCCTTCATGGGAAGAGTGAACATTCATTCAAGGCTGCTTGCAATGCTTGACGCGGAAGCGGCATATTGAAAATGAGAGCTCTCTTCAATAACCCTGCATGTGGTTGTCTAATGTGGGGCGAGTCTCCtgtgcggcggcgccgtggcAGCTTTGCCTTCCTCCTCCAATCACACTCTACACGGCCCATTAAGCAAATAAAAAGACTGATATGCAACCAAGTTGTATACTGTAACTACCAAAAAACTTCAAGACAAAGGAAACGCGACAAATGAGCAACATATATATTGCGACAAGCATCCGATGCGTCAGTGGTATCATCCATGTCTTTTTGTgccagaaacaagacaaagaaCAAAAGAGAAGGGAAAACAGGACAAAAAGTAAGAAAGAAAATACAAGGAGCTGAACGGGTTCAACATATTCTCATCTCCTGGTTACTTCTACTGCCATTCCTTGAAACCCAATCTCCCCATGCTTCACCGGCATTAAACAGCGTCCCCCCTACAGAATGCTCTCGCGTGTTTCACAAAACCTCATATTGATATCAGTTAATGGTGTCGACAGGCACCGAAGTTCAGTTGCATGAATGCAAATGCTTTGTTGACCCTGCGCTCGATCTCGTGTCGACGTCGACTAAACCCTCTTTGAAAATTTCCATTTCGCTCGCTTCAGTTGTCAAAATATGATGATGCTGCGCCATGCTGTGCCATAAAATACAAATACCAAGGGGGGATAAAGTAAAGAAGAAGATAATCTTGACGCAATGAAAATAAATGAAAGTCATTCCCGGGCCAAGTTTATTGGGAAGCAGCAGAATTGCAACGTCGCCGTGACCTAAACCATGCGCACGCCAGTGTCCTGTGTCTCCTCATCCTTGGGCAGTGGGGGCAGGTTTTTATTCAAGCTTTCCTTGCTAAGCCTCGGTCGCAAGACTTGGCCATCGGGCTCATGGCCATCGGACTTTAGGGGTGGTGGCGGTGGGCGTTCTTTAGGGGGcgtcggtggtggaggaCCGGTTGGCGGTGGAGGGATAGTATTACCGTTTCTGAGGTTCTTCGGCCTATCCCAGACTGACCCTCCGTCATTACGGCTACCCTCAGCCGCTTCCTCAACTACTGGCAAGATCGGTTCATGCGGAAACGACTCGCGCTTGTCAGGAGAGCTGGCGGTCGTTAGAACGCGGTCTGGTATATCTGTTTCTAATACACCACTCGATTCGGTCCTTTTAGCTTCTTTTGATGCCTTCTGCATGGTTTCCCGCACTTCTGCTGACGAACCACTCGTTGGCGGGGCTGGTGGGAGATGATCAGGCATTGGAGGAACCCCATGGCTATACCTCTGTGCAGAGTGTCGTTTTGCTGATTTGTCGGCGGACACCCTCCCTTCGTTCGCTTCCTGTTCCCTTCGCAAAGCTTCCCTTCGAGCTTCCTCTGCTGACATGGTAATCCCCTCGACGAAATTGTAAAATCGGTCGCCATATTGCTCTGGCGGCAAAGCCGAGATTTGTGACCGGTCATGTGACAAGCCTTTCCAGAAATGTTCAATCTTTTTGATCATTCCATACTAAACACATAAATATGTTAGTGTCTCGGTCATGACAGATTAGTGTTGCCCAATACTTACGTGTGTAAGACAGTCAATTACTCCCAAATAGTAAATCTCATCTGCAGGTTGATTGTTTTCGTGCGTCGCTCGAAAGCCTCCATCATCCTGGTTGAAAACAAACCCAGGCCGGGTATGGAAGTCTCTCAACTCATCAGGCATCTTGTCCAACGCCTGACCGATGGGAATTGGCCGCTCTGCGCGAATCTTTTCTCTTAGCTCTCGAGCTTTTCGGACATTCTCCATCTTAGACGGCGTCCTCATAAGCACTGAGGGCGGGTCATCATCTGTCGTCTTCTCGCCGCCAGGATTAAAGACCTGTAGAGTCTTGTCACGTAAATTCTCCTCATTTCCGCGTGATATGTCGTGAATACCAATAAGTAGTGAATAATCCATAATTTGCAGTCTTTTGAGTAGAATAACGTCCTTCTGGAGTTGCTCCAAGAAAAGCCGCTTCTTCCTGATACCCAACTCCAGGTGCTGTTGTCGTCTCAACCAGTTCAGATCCTTCAACGTTGCTCGAGGATTCTTTTCCAAATCGTCCTCCCTGTAGTCTCTGCCAATAGTTGAGCCCTTCAGGTCGAAAGTGGTGTGGATATCTCGGTGAGGTGGAAATAGGTTATTCATGACAACAAAGTGGATCTTCTTGCCATATGGCATCTTGACCCGATGAAGGCCATAAAACTGAGAAAGAAGTGTGTTGGGGTTGTTTTGAATGTGGTTGAAGTAGTCCCTGAGAATTTTCCTCAGGAATTTATGCTCAGAATGATGAATCGTCTTGATGATATATTTGTAATCTCTGGAAAAGTAAAAGAAACTGCCGCTCTTGCCAGGAGAGCCGAGCTCGGAAAGTATATATTTCCCAGTCAAGGACATGAGGTAGTCGGCGGGGTCGAGACGGAACAGGGCACGCAAATGTCGGAACACCCAAGGAGCATAGTCCTTAAACTTGAAATCATATTTGGCAGAAGGGACCAGTTCGTTGCCGGTGCTATGGAGAGGATCAGTACTACTTTCGTTTTGTGTTCAAGGAGAAGTGTTGCCTATCAACTTACATGTCGAACGTCGACTTTTGCTTTGCTTCAAAGTCGGCATCCGTGAGTTCTCGGTCGAGCTTAGCGTTTGTTCTCGAGACAGACACTCGGATCCCGGTCAGCATGTTATAAGCCGTGACCCAATTGGCATGGCTCTCGTCAACTTTGGTGCCGACCAAGACGCgatcatcatcttcctcctcttttCGCTTCCGTTTACTAGCCCGCTTCTGGCGATAGACCTCGGCCCAGCGAATAGCATCCTCATCGGGTAGAATTTCATCTCGAGGTGCGTCAGACTGCATGGATCGAGTTGTCCTCCGTGCTAGGTTTAGTGAAGCACGGCGATGTCCGATCGGAGCTACAGTCGGAGAGAATCGCCCACTAGCTTGCGCGACATCTAGCCCATCCTTGGATCCTCGGCCGGGAGGAGGCTTCGATATCTCGAGAGTATGTCTCTGCTTTAGAGACCCAGCGTGTGGGGGTTGAAGATGTCCCGACGGCGAGGTGGTC from Metarhizium brunneum chromosome 2, complete sequence includes these protein-coding regions:
- the its3 gene encoding Phosphatidylinositol 4-phosphate 5-kinase its3, with amino-acid sequence MPSFLNDDNSPIFSAEADLLNLDPNNQFGLEIDKKKANGVSIAHTQPEPINESFDESSTTSTHDSETSDTNHLPMNGNSTRPTSMSSLANGINDSSANDAYEKSTIKALPNGTLALPDRTAPKPPASGVNGNSASETTSSYLHQNSTALGSPVVAYQHQFHDHKPAPWANGATLTQDSAQASTPESDLNDNDGQTSPVATQVLPVSELVPQKFSPHRFSSPPAYQSGGSALTTSPSGHLQPPHAGSLKQRHTLEISKPPPGRGSKDGLDVAQASGRFSPTVAPIGHRRASLNLARRTTRSMQSDAPRDEILPDEDAIRWAEVYRQKRASKRKRKEEEDDDRVLVGTKVDESHANWVTAYNMLTGIRVSVSRTNAKLDRELTDADFEAKQKSTFDITGNELVPSAKYDFKFKDYAPWVFRHLRALFRLDPADYLMSLTGKYILSELGSPGKSGSFFYFSRDYKYIIKTIHHSEHKFLRKILRDYFNHIQNNPNTLLSQFYGLHRVKMPYGKKIHFVVMNNLFPPHRDIHTTFDLKGSTIGRDYREDDLEKNPRATLKDLNWLRRQQHLELGIRKKRLFLEQLQKDVILLKRLQIMDYSLLIGIHDISRGNEENLRDKTLQVFNPGGEKTTDDDPPSVLMRTPSKMENVRKARELREKIRAERPIPIGQALDKMPDELRDFHTRPGFVFNQDDGGFRATHENNQPADEIYYLGVIDCLTHYGMIKKIEHFWKGLSHDRSQISALPPEQYGDRFYNFVEGITMSAEEARREALRREQEANEGRVSADKSAKRHSAQRYSHGVPPMPDHLPPAPPTSGSSAEVRETMQKASKEAKRTESSGVLETDIPDRVLTTASSPDKRESFPHEPILPVVEEAAEGSRNDGGSVWDRPKNLRNGNTIPPPPTGPPPPTPPKERPPPPPLKSDGHEPDGQVLRPRLSKESLNKNLPPLPKDEETQDTGVRMV
- the asaE_4 gene encoding MFS transporter asaE, producing the protein MAAPSSERKGSSSGSQSTMTVAQREGHDMPDANNLYPGDKSDEEKAPPTPEEPVVADGGTVAWLVVLGAWCVSFCSFGWINSVGAFQEYYQHNMLSSYSASTISWIPSLQIFFMNALGPAVGMLYDRYGPRQLLLAGSVLHVFGLMMCSLGTQYYQILLAQGVCSAIGVSAIFQPSINVIHGWFNKKRGAAFGILATGSSLGGVIFPIMVSRLIRQVGFPWAMRTCAFLILALLIVANLTIRAAHPPRPQKLTKAQLAKPFSEFDFVFLCAGFFCFTFGIFVPIDYLPVQALDAGVDPNLVQYLLSILNAASLFGRLFSGIVGDKIGRYNIFVTVCALTGIWVLALWIPSSSTGGIIAFAALFGFCSGAYVSLIGPLVAQISPLREIGFRTGIIFFIASIGGLTTNPISGAILGDDKNWVGVKVFAGVFCFAGTFLVLIARIRRTGWKLAVVF